The following is a genomic window from Candidatus Rokuibacteriota bacterium.
CCCGGACCCGGACGATTCCCCCGCCTTGCGGCGAGCGCTCCACCATCGGGACCGGGGCTGCCGTTTCCCCGGCTGCGGCGTCCGCTTCGGCCAGGGGCATCATCTCCGCCACTGGGCGCACGGTGGCCCGACAACGCTGTCAAACCTCGCGCTGCTCTGTCGTCGGCATCATCGCGCGGTGCACGAGGAGGGCTACCAGGTCGCGCGCGGGCCCGACGGGGCTCTCCGATTCAGGCGGCCGGACGGCCGCCCGCTGCCTGAGGTGCCTCCGCCTACCGCGGTGCTCGGTGACCCCATCGAGGCTCTCCGCGCTTGTCACGACGCGCAAGGCCTTCGCATCGATGCGCGGACGGCGTGCGCCGGCTGGCTCGGGGAACGGCTGAATCTGACTTGGGCCATCGACGTCCTGCATCCCCTGGCCCAGAGAGCCCGACCGACCTGACCCCCTTCTCCCCAAGTCAGTCACCTACATCCCGGGAGGGCACCCATTCAGCGCACCCCTTTGGCGAACTCGCTTTCTTTG
Proteins encoded in this region:
- a CDS encoding HNH endonuclease signature motif containing protein; this encodes MRRALHHRDRGCRFPGCGVRFGQGHHLRHWAHGGPTTLSNLALLCRRHHRAVHEEGYQVARGPDGALRFRRPDGRPLPEVPPPTAVLGDPIEALRACHDAQGLRIDARTACAGWLGERLNLTWAIDVLHPLAQRARPT